The genome window ACCTCGGGCAGGTTCACGGCCACGGGCTCGGCCGGATCGGGCGTGGCCAGCAGCGTGTCGATCACGGCCACCAGGCGGTCGTTGAAGTAGCCGCGCGGGTAGCCCAGGTCTTCGTAGGCCTTCTGGAACTGGGGATAGAGCTGCTTGTAGAGCGCCGCGGCCTTCTCGGTGCTGACGGCGGTGATGGCCGCCACGAAGGGCCGGTAGCGCTGGTAGTTGGCGGCGGCGATGCGTTCGCCGGGCGCCGAGCCGTCGACGGTGAAGCGGCCCTGGGTGGGGTTGACCGGCCAGACCCTCGGGGGGGCGTGCGGGCGGGCCAGGTTGTCCACTGTCGCCACCGTGCGCTGGATGAAGTGGTCCAGGTTGAAGAAGGACAGCACCGCATCCCGGCCCAGCAGGCCGGTCATGGCCACGGTGATGTCGGGCGCGGCCGGAGGTTCGGCCGTCTCGGCGGCGGCGGGGGCGGGCGGTTCTATGGGGTGCTGGATTTCCGGTTCGGGCGGCGGCGGCGCGGGCGGTTCGGCGCTTTCCGCGACCGCCGGGGGAGACTCCACGACGGGCGCCGGCGGCTCGGGCTGCGGCCGCAGCCACAGATACAGGCCGGTGCCGATGGCTGCCAGGGCCAGCACCACGACGAGGGAAGACAGTCGGTTCATGGCGTGCCTATGTCGGTTGGATCCGGAAACACTGTACCAGCCGCGCGGGGCGGTTCACAGGCAGACGCGGGGCTTTTGCCGCATCGGCATCGCCGCGTGCGGAAAAGGCACGGGAGGCACGCCGCCGTTTTTGTGTATCCTCGAAGATCGCAGCCCGCAATCGCCTTTCCCCACTCCACTGGATTCCCCATGTCTGACAGTCAAGCCCAACAGAACAAGGCGCCGGTGCGCCAAGAGCGTCACGACAACGTCGGTGTCATCGTCATCGACCGTCCCGAGCGGAAGAACGCCCTGAATGCCGAGGTCAAGGCCACGCTGGTGCGCTGCCTGCGCGAGTTCGAACAGGATCCGGCCATCGGCTGCATCGTGCTGACCGGCGCCGGCGGCTATTTCGTCGCCGGCTCGGACATCGTCGAGATGTCCACCATGCAGCCCACGGACCATGCGCTGCAGGGCGGCGACCAGGTGTTCCACGTGCTGCGCGGGCTGGGCAAGCCGGTCATCGCGGCGGTCGAGGGCTTCGCGCTGGGTGGCGGATGCGAGCTGGCGCTGGCCTGCGACATCATCATCGCGGCCGAGGGCGCGAGCTTCGGCCAGCCCGAGATCAAGGTGGGCATCATTCCGGGCGGCGGCGGCACGCAGCGGCTGCTGCGCGCGGCGGGCAAGTACAAGACGCTGTTGTGGTCGCTCACGGGCGACCGCATCCCGGCCCGGACGGCCTATCACTCCAACATGGTCAGCGAACTCGTGCCCGACAGTACCTCGCTCGAACGCGCCCTGGCCATCGCGCGCCAGATCTGCGCCATGCCGCCGCTGGCGGTGCGCGCCATCCGCGACGCCGTGCGGCTGGGCGCGGACGCCAGCCTGGAAGCCGGGCTGGCGATCGAGCGCCGCGCCTTCGAGCGGCTGTTCGACAGCCAGGACCAGAAGGAAGGCATGCGCGCC of Pigmentiphaga sp. H8 contains these proteins:
- a CDS encoding DUF3014 domain-containing protein — its product is MNRLSSLVVVLALAAIGTGLYLWLRPQPEPPAPVVESPPAVAESAEPPAPPPPEPEIQHPIEPPAPAAAETAEPPAAPDITVAMTGLLGRDAVLSFFNLDHFIQRTVATVDNLARPHAPPRVWPVNPTQGRFTVDGSAPGERIAAANYQRYRPFVAAITAVSTEKAAALYKQLYPQFQKAYEDLGYPRGYFNDRLVAVIDTLLATPDPAEPVAVNLPEVKGPKELQRPWVSYQFSDPALETLTSGQKILLRMGPDNRRALKAKLADFRRQVTQSMSR
- a CDS encoding enoyl-CoA hydratase-related protein is translated as MSDSQAQQNKAPVRQERHDNVGVIVIDRPERKNALNAEVKATLVRCLREFEQDPAIGCIVLTGAGGYFVAGSDIVEMSTMQPTDHALQGGDQVFHVLRGLGKPVIAAVEGFALGGGCELALACDIIIAAEGASFGQPEIKVGIIPGGGGTQRLLRAAGKYKTLLWSLTGDRIPARTAYHSNMVSELVPDSTSLERALAIARQICAMPPLAVRAIRDAVRLGADASLEAGLAIERRAFERLFDSQDQKEGMRAFIEKRAPVFKGR